The segment ATCATACTCAGCTCAGTGTCTTTCCGAATCGAACAGATCCTTTCTACGAAACCCTGTTGTTAGAGCTGCATAGCCTCCTCGACGTCCACGATGGCAAAGACATCAAACCTGAGATCTACATGGAAAGCATCGTTTCCAGCCTAAAAATAAACTCCAACTCAAGTCAAGATTTTGCTGAGGACTCTAGTAAGTTAGTGGTATGGCGATGCCTACCTTTCTACGTATGTAACTAACTAAGCCCACAAACTTTGCCCCCCTACCAAAACCAAGAGCCCCAAAGTCTGAGACGAAGATGAATATTCGTCTCCCTTGCCACATTCTAGCGCCACATCAGCCGAATCATAGCTTTATTGGTCGCGAGGATGTTCTCGACGATATTGAAGCACATCTGCGTCCGGTACGCAAACTTAACGAAGGGCACTGCGTGTTTGCCCTTTGCGGTCTAGGGGGGATGGGCAAAACGCAGATCGCTCTGAAGTATGCGTTTAGTAGCCTGTCGAAGTTTGAGGTTGTTTTATGGATTCCTTCAGACAGCCGGGAGAAGATGCTCGCAAGGCATATTGCTTTTGCAGTGGAGATAGGCTTGGTCGAGTCTACGAATGATGACCAAAACAAAGCCAAGGATATTGTGAAAGAATGGTTTGAGACTTCCCGTAGGTAACCTCAATGGCGGGAGTGGCTACCACTTGCTAATGACGTCGCAGAAATACCTTACCTGATCATCTTCGACAATGCCGATAGCGTCGATAACAAAGCGCTACTGGCAGAATTCTGGCCAGGAGGTGACACAGGTTCGATTCTGATCACGTCCAGAGATAAGAGCCTTCTTGGCGAGTTTTCGGGGCAGAGTCTTACTCAGCTCCTCCCGGAAGATGCCATCGAACTTCTTATGATTCTCACGAACCGTGGTGGTCGAAAAGCAGCGGCTATCTATCCCGAGAGGGAGATGCAAGCCGCTGCTAACCTTGTTGAGGTGGTTGGTTGCTTACCGTTGGCAATTACGCAGCTGGCTAGCATTGCCATTGAAGATTGCTGCTCACTCAGGGACCTGGAATCATCATACGACAATTTCGCGCAGCTCATCGAGGACTCCGAATACGGACAAACTGTCACTGGGACGCTATCCCAATATTCCTACTCCCTTGAAACGGTGTTGAGTATGAATTACGAAAATCTTGATAGGCCTCAACAAGATCTTCTCAATATACTGTCCTTCTTGGATCCCGACAAAATTCAGTTCGATTTATTGACAGGAAGCGTCGGTGACATTGCACAACAGCATCACGAAGTCTTTAAGACGCGAAGGCAGTTGATCAAGGCGAGGGGATTTCTTTTGAAAAGCTCGCTACTCTACGAGAATGCCGAACTTTCAATCAATTGGATGCATCGACTGGTGCAATCGACCTGCCAGTTGCGCATGCTGAAAACCAGCCCCGAGACTCGCCAGAAGGCCTTTGAAAGTGCCTTTAGCATGGTCCACAAAGCATTCCCGGTAGCTCCGATCACAGGTCGTCATGACCGGAGTTATTGGGCTGCGCAAGAAGGATGCCTCGCTCACGTTCAAATACTTGCGAAAACCGTGGAGTCTTCACAGCACAAGAACCCCCTTGAAGTAGACGCAGCCAAGTTCTCGAAACTACTTCATGATGCAGCATGGTAAGTTGCGTCCTTCTATAGAAACTATATACTAACTTCTCCAGGTACTTGTATGAAAGGGGGACTTTTCAACCCGCCTATGAACTACTAGATGTATCCGAAATGATTGCGACGCAAGCTGAAGACCGTACGGGCATGCTGGTAATCCTTGCAGAGATCTGTCGGGCTCGCGCATCGCTGCAAACAGAGACCAATCAGCCTCAGCAGGCCTATGAGAGCTTCACAAGGGAACTGGATTTCGTCTACGAGGCCATAGAAGCAGGCGTCATGAAACGACCCCACATGCAAGAAGTCTTTTCACTGGGGGGCGTGGCTAACGCGCTTCAAGGCCTGCATCGCTACACTGAGGCAGAGGCATACTATCGTAAAGCTCTTGAAGCGTTCGAAGGGATGCCCGGGATCCTTTCCAAAATGTCAATCCTGGAGCACAACTTTGCAATTTGTCTTTGGATACAGGGAAGGCACGAAGAGGCTTTTGAGCTCCTCAACAGAATCATCACCGACAGAAACGACACGACTACCTATCGGTAGGTTTGCCTGGCGTCAGTGTGGCAGTTCACAACGGGCTAACTGATACAGGACGGCACATGCCATGTTTGCACTCGGCAACGTCGAAACCAGTCTAGGCGTGCGTCTCCTAGATGAGGAGCGCTTCGACGAAGGAAACAACATGCTTGATGCGGCATTAGCAACGCACGTGCAAACTCTGAAGCTGTTTCGCGCAACCTTAGGAGACGGACATCACAAGACAGGCAATACGCTTTACAAGATCGGGTGTCATCTACGTAGAAAACACGACTACAGCGGCTCCATGTGAGTTGAACTGGGCTATTTGGCGGAACGGCGGGGCTGACTATGACACTAGAACCAACTTACGAGACGCTTTACAGGTATTTGAGAGCGGTGGTGCGTTTTTGAATGAAACAGCAAGGTCGACTTTTATGTTGGGATGCGTATATCAGGACGCAGGCGAGATTGCAAATGGCCGTCTGCTTATCGAGAAGGCGGAAGAAATGCGGAAGAAGGTTGTTGGGGACGCTGAATGGTCTCCAGCCTCAGGTGTCTCGGAGTTTGACTCTTTGATAAACTGCTGGTCGAGGTGAACACGGCATACTGCGCCGAGAAATAACGGCCTTCATGGATATGGTAGTAAGGACTCTCGTGTATCGCAATATATTATGTGATTGCATTATGAAGCTGGGTATCTGAGATTTTATGCGAAACACTAGGGTACTTGTACGCGAGGCCTTGTGGCCTCATACTTACGGATATCGCCCTTACGGTCCTGCGCCGGTGTCTCGTGCGGCCGCCGGTATGAGCACGCGAGGTCAGTCCTCCATCATCGACCGGGCTCGTGTTAAGATTGTCGGCCAAGGTCAGCGAGCTGGCAATCACGCTTGGGACTAGAAAAACGTGCCAGCCAAGTTGGCCGTAGCGCTGACAAACACGGTATGACATGCTCCCGCTGGTATCTACGCACTGAATGCTTCAGTGTATTATTACAATGTTCCCAATCTTGATGCCAACCAATGATACTCGCTAGATTGATCATGCCTGTTGAAACGCACAATAGCCCTCGAAGACTCATAGTGATGGTGTTGGCTAAAGAGTAAGTCGACTTATCCAGCAGTTTCCCGCCCAGACTGGCTTCCTGACATACGAACTCAATTCCAAACTACCAGTCGCAGCTCAACACTTTCTCGTAGCATAGCTGAGATTCCACTCGGTGACAGGTGCTCGAATGATGCATGCCAGGCTCCTATGGATGAAGGTATTAGTGGCTTcggataaaaaaaaaaaatcaagaaagaggaaaagGGAAGAAATGGGGATCAAGTTGTTTCTCACTGGGCTTCGCTCCACTGGAGTCTGTCTGTCGGAATATAATGAGATCGTCAACATCCATATCGCTCTTATAAAACCACTGATGTTTCTCGTTGAAGTAGAGCAACGAGTTCTCAATGTAGCCATCGCCATGCGCAACAACTATGTCATTCGCCACAGTGTCGTGCTCAACGTCCACACTGCGGTAGTCACAGAGCGCCAATGGCCAATCATTGCTGGGACCTTTCAGGACGCGCCACACGCTGTTTGGCCATTGAGTCAGATAAAGTACCATTCAAGTGCCTTTCAGACGGTTCGTACGTACTTGAGcatctgccatggcctcTTTTCTAGCTCCGGGTTGTCTTTGAAATAGACCTGTAGACGATCCTTGCCTCCTTGCATTGTGAGATCGACGTGTGCCATTGTTTGCGGCTGGGCAGCAGGAACCAGAGCACCCTCTTCCCGCGGAAATTTGGTACTGCGCTTCCGGACCTAGTAAAAGATGTAAGCAGTGCTCTGCCTCAGTGCTCTGTGAGTTTAGAGTGCGAACTTGATGACCGAGAAATGCGACGGCAGTGACATCTGGAAGTTGTTCAAATAACACTTTCTCAATTTCGGAGTAGAAGGTGGTTTGAATTAGGTTGTCATTGTCAAAGTCTTCGGGCTTCAGCGACGTAGTCGATTTGACAAACTCAAAGCCTTGGGTATCAAGGCTAGGAGGGGTGCATCCACGGACAttgttgatgttgacggTTTGGGATGTGAAGACATGATTGGAACCCGGGAgaccaggcaggcaggcgagCTCGGCGGACCAATTGAAAGGCTTCTCTGTTTCATACAGTTTGGCACGATCCAGATGGTAGATGTTGGAAGTTATCTTGTCCATCATTGCGAAACTTTCAGGTAACGAAAGCTGGCTGATGGGATACTATTATTGCTAGAAGATGGAAACAAGACAGACTTTCAGAATGAGAAGAAGGAGTCCAACGTCCCAAAGTAAGCAAACATCACATGCCGAATTCTTATTCAAACAGCTGGGCACTGCAGATCGGTTACCTCGATGACGGCACGTGTCGATAGCAGTGGGGTGGAAAGGTCCAGCCTGAATGCCCTTCCtcggaagaaagagaagTCATGTTTCCCTTGCCACACCTTCATTACGCCAGTCGCTGGATCCGGGATGTTGCAGAACAAGGCTGGGCGTTACTACTGCATCTTTGAGCAAAAGTACCAACAATCATACAGGCTCCTACCTGCATGCAGCATGTAAAGTACAGAAGTGAGGCAGTCGTCAATGAGGAGAGCAAATTAGAGGCTGAGGGTGAGTCTTGGCACAGTGTACTGTAGCAGTCGGCAGACATCATCAGCGGATGGGTTTGACCAGATCGAATAAAATTGTGAGGCTGAGTGTTATCACAATACAGCTGTCACACCCCGGCATCATTTGGCACCCCCACGACCATGTAGCGTTGCAGCGAGGCTTTCAAGGATCAAGAAAGGGAGCCTGGAAGGTCCACGATGGATTTCAAATGTGTACCTACAAAGTAACCCCAATTACATGTAAGCAGACGAGGGTCACCTTCCACCATCTCCGCCGCAATGATGCCTCGCATCTTCAGCGCCTTGCCACCCGGCTATGGCGCCCGTCATCCAGCTGCAGCGCATACAAGGCCACTGatgcgttcaatgttggcagtAATCAAAGTTGCTGCGTTGTGATGGCGCTGGGAAATCTGAGCCTGCGCTATATTGTACCTACCTCTGTGGATAAATTCAGTTTAGGGGCTACTTGGTATCAAATACTTTAGTAGATTGATAGTGCCTAGTGGTCTTCTAGTGCACAATCTTCAATTCATGGTGGACATTCCAACCCCCACCATCCCCCTAGAAAGCGCGTTGCGGCTAGTGGTCACAGGTGTGACAGTGTGCTTTAGTGGCCATCTGATATGACTGGCAACGGTAGACAAACATATCTAACCCTTTCCGGGGAAGAACGGCCCGAGCCTAAGGGATGTTTGGTCTAAAAAACCTTGCAAATCATCCCCACCTTGCTTcatcctccttcttcagGCAGTCTGGCAGCTTACAACCAAATCTGCATCCACTGAAAATGACCCATCCGGCGATGTGGGCTCTCAGTAGAGGCTCGTACTATGTTCATCCCCAAGAAGTGGTAGGTCTACTTCGCCAAGGTGGCACTATACAGTCTTTGGCTAACCAATGTACTCCTTTTGTCGCGTAGGGTCGCCTCGTTGAGACTGCTACAGGCGATGAGCTCTGGACGCCCGCCGTTTTGCTGTCTGTCCATGCTGGATTCGGTCCACAAGATGCCGAAAAGGCGATAAACGACTTTCGCCAACGGGACGATGTTTTCTCTGACGATTTCATCTCAACACTCGTGCTGCAGCCCAAGAAGAACGAGGATGTGAGTGATGTTGCTGCCCAACTTGCCCAAAGCAGCTTCACCACCTACACCAACGACCCGACTCATACTCTTGGGCTCCTCCCCCCGGGACCCTACTTTATCCGCGGCAACTCAATCCATCAGGCCTGGAAGCTCTATAATGACCACCTGGATGCCTTTGTCATCCCTACCATTCCAGACGATGTTATCAATCCGACCAGGTCAGCCCATTCAAGTCTACTCACGCCAGCTACGCGGTACTAATAGAATTCTCCAACTCAGTTTCTCCGTGCTGCAAGCGGTGTCGCAGCAAGGTTCCTTTCGAAGCGTCGCCGTACCAAGTCGACTTTACTCAAGCCCGAGCAAAGAGAAGCCACTCGCTGGTGCCCGTATCAGCATCAAAGACAACTACGACTTGAGCGGAATCCGAACCACCATGATGAATCGAGCCTACAACGAGCTATACCCAGCGCGTACGTCCAGTGCAGACTATGTCAAGAAGCTGATTGGACTGGGTGCTGTCATCGTAGGCAAGACCAAGATGTCTGCCTTTGCATCCGCAGAGGAGCCAACTGATCAGTGGATCGACTACCACTGCCCATTCAACCCCAGGGGTGACCAGTATCAGACTCCCTCGTGCAGTTCTACTGGCGCCGGTGCATCTCTTGCAGGCTACTCTTGGCTCGACCATTCGATTGGAACGGACAGTAAATACCAATTTTCCGGCAAATCCCATTTGCTCCTGCTTACTGCTCCATAGCCTCAGGTAGTATACGCCTTCCTGCGGCTTTCAATGGCCTTTTCGGCCTCAGGACTTCCTATGGTGTCACCTCACGCCAGGGCATTGTCCCGAGCTGCAAGTATGCGCACTAGGTCCATTCCCAGGCAATCGATGAGTCTAACCTTGGTTCAAAGTGAATTCGATACAGTAGGGACGCTCCACAGAAGCCTGAAGGATGCCAAGCATCTGACCGCAGCAACTTTGGATGTTCCCGACTCGTCTCAGGTGAGTCGTCTACCCTGTCGATGCATCTTGCACATCTAACTCTCCAAGTTTCCGAAACGGTTGCTTTATCCTCTGGACTTTTTTCCGCAGGCAGATGCCGATCAACAAGCCATGACCGAGTCCTTCATTACGATCGTGGAGAGTTTTCTTGGTATCGAGCGCACTCCCATCAGTATCACGGATACATGGGCATCAAATCCTCCCGAGGAAGCCCAGGGGAAGTCGCTGCAACAGTTTCTAGAGATGGTAACTGTCCTTTGCTTCAATTCAATCTCGTAGGTTGCCTTGGACTAACTTTTGAACAGAGCGCAGTTTGGCCCATGTATTATGATACATACCACACCTTCGACGCATTCCGTGCCGACTACCTTGCGAAATTCGGAAAGGAGGCATTTGTGGGACCTTACATGCGCAAACGATGGTAAATATCAGAATCGAGCTGCAACGATGAGGCGAACGGCAGAGTTAATCTTAACCTAGGAGCATTGCTGTTCCATTTACGAAGGAAGAGCGCGCCCAGGGCGTAGCCGAAATGAAGACTTTCAGGACTTGGTTTGAAACTAACATCATGGGGCAGCATAGCGACACTGTTACCGATGCTGTGATGGTCATGCCCTTTGGCTCTGCGAGTCCAAAGTACCGCGACGACTCAAATAAGTACGTCCTCGACCCTCACCCTTGCCTCTGGAACATGTTCTTCCTAACCAATAAAAGGCTTCCTAGTATCGTCGGGTCGTTCTCGGTCTTCTATCTGCCAGCAGTACTTCAGCTGCCAACGCTCATAATCCCCAGTATGTGATCGATGCCTTCACAAACATCTTTTAGCATTCTAGCTGACATTGATTCAAAAGTCGGACAGAAGCCGTACAACTCGCGCATCAGTGGATTGGAAGAGCATCTTCCAATTGTTAGCAGCTTCATGGGGGCCAAGGGCAGTGATCTGATGCTCATCAATttggccgaggcggcgttAAACAGTGCCAAGTGGCCGACCGAAGTCCAGACAGGTCGCGAGACTTTTGCAACTGGCGATGATGGTAAGACATCGCATAGTACAACCGAGTAGTGAATCGCACGGTGCGATAGTACGTCGGATGAATCAAGCTGAGTTATAAACAGAATGGTCGATGACAAGTACTGGTAACGTAGTTATCGAGGCAGGACAGTTGAATCTTTGTGCTTTCTACCTAGTCAAACTGATTTACAAAGAGTCTACTCCTGGAGTCTCTCGCACACTGTGATGCAGGCAAGGCAGAATCGGCGAATAGGCACGGCCCCGTAGCTTTACGTTCCGCCAACCTCACGCTCTCGGACTCTATGGGGCTCAGTGATGGGTCCATCCCAGCCTCCATTGATTCTCATGCCTGGAGTAGCAGGGTATGGGTTCCCGGCTCCCTCGGCAACCAGGAACGGTCTTTCCTGTGCCTTGGAATCCCCACTACTAGCGGCGCTTGCGGCTCTGTCGGCAGCCTTGATCTGATCTCGTAGCTCCTTCCAAGTCTGGACGGGCGAACTGGATTCAGCCATGATCTAGAATATATAAGATATAAGCTTAGCTGGGTGTGAGAAGTAGTTTCTGGGACGTACTGGAGATGTTGTAAAGCGCGCGGCTGGAGATGGTAGTGTCGATGTTGTACTTAGGATGAGCTAAGAACTCTGTTACTTGGAGTGAGGTGCTTGAGGTCGAGTTTGAGGGTGGAAGATACGAAACGTCACCAGGCTATTATAGATTTAGTAGCGAGGAAGGCTGCCTACCCCTCGGATCCAGAGCCTAGCCCCCCGCTTCATCGGGCCGCTTCATGTATGTTACAATGAGGTGTGTGGATGGGGCCATGTTACCTGACATGCGGTACGCCAGGGTACCATCTACTACACACTGCTGTAGCGTTGGGGGCGGCTGAAAGCAGAGCTATGTATgctcttgtccttgcctGACGCCCTAGGCAGCAAGTGTCTCCAGAAGAGCCTCAGTGAGGCTGAGGTATTCAGCCCCAAAGAGAGGGCCAGAAGCAATACAGTCACTGGCATAGCGCCTGTCTTCCGTCCTACCAGCTGCTCGAACTGTGTAGCGCTCCTCTCTTCCTCATAGATTACCTAAGGACTTAAAGCTCTTGACAATCCGGCAGAATGCAATCAAACGCGCCTACTATCGTATCTTCCGGGGGAAGTTCTGCTTCCTACGTTGAAGAATATGTCCAGGTGATCAAGTCTTGTTTCTCCAAGGACAGCGTTATCGGCCCCTATTTCTACCAGCTCATTGACTATTTGCAATCCGACTCTACAAGCGAATCCCGCATGAATCCTGTCCCCAGCGCCATACGGCTTCGTGCCTCGTCCGATCTAATACATCAAACCTATGCTCCGGCCACGCAGCCTTGGGGGCTTGATATTCCGGAAAAGAATGTAACTCAAACGCAAGCACCATGTCTGATCACAATTGAAGGACTGCCCTCTCCCAGCTGTGTCGCCTACCTAGGCAGCAAATATGGTTTGCGGCCAGAATATTGGTTGGGTCATTTGAGCCTCGGCCGACAAAGCCCGACCCACGATAAGTTTTTCGAACTTCCAGCCCTACCATCTCGACGAGGCAATATCGTCCAAGTTTTGATTCCTTTCCTCGGGAGGCGAACTGGGTCCTCGTACGCTACACACGTTTCCGCAATTGAGCGGCTCCAAGCGCAGCAGAAGCTCGAGGAATGGGACCGGCATCTGTTTCAGAACAAGAAATTCGGAGCGACTAGACTACGCAAGCTACATCTGCATAGCTCACAGTATTTCAGCATCGAACAGCTCGTTTCATTCACTGTCTGCACCAGAACCCCAAACAGCTGGGTCGGTAAGTGGACGcgcctttctttctttctttcttctcccccAGCTGGGACAGAAATCTGATAGCAACGTAGGCATCTTTTTGGTCGACCAAGGTCTTGGCGTGCCAGAGACGCAGGACACCCCGTGGTCAAAATACACTCGAAACAGGCAGGCTCCAGATTTTCTTCCGATTCTTTCATACAACGAGAGCCCGTCGGGTTACGAGATCCAAAGCACAGCCCGCGAAATGAGTCCTTCAACGCCCAACCCTTTTCATCCCAGGGATCATGTGAGGGTAGCCAGCGATAAGGACCTGGATCTCTTGCGCGAAAGTCCCTTTGCGGTTCTCGCAAGCTTACTGGGCAGAGcggctgcaggttgggctCAGATACTCAACTTTATCGACTCTGATATCGACAAGTGCAAGATACCTGGTCCCTCGCCGACAACAGAGGCCCTTGGCTCGGCACTAGAGCAACTGAGATTTAATCTGGATTTTCTAGCTCACGCGGAGCAATCTTTGAAAGACAATGCCTACTTGATTGAATGGCACGGCTCTCGAACTTGGCCAGGGCATCAAGAATATCAAGAAGCAACCCTGGGCGCAGAATTGGCATCAACACTCCTCCTGGATACTCAGTACCTCATACGACGCTGCTCGGAATTATCACATCGCTGCGAATCAGTCAGTCAGGTACTCTCAGACACCATAAACGTTAGCGAAGCGCGCGAAAACTTTGGTCAAACCCAAAAAATCACGAATTTAACGACGCTGGCATTTATTTTCATTCCGCTGGGGTTTGTATCTACATTCTTCGGCATGAATGTAAATGTATTTGAGAAGAACCCTTCAATATGGATTTACTTTGCAGTTGCATTGCCATTTACTGGATctatattttttttctattATTGTTGCTTCCACCGCCGTCTCTGGCGGCGGAGCCAGCAGAGCCTGCGAATGGCTTCAAACGGTGGCTGAAACAGACCTCACGTGAGGAggcctcaacaccaacacagGCGTATGTTATCCATGGCTAGATGAATTTAACAAGCATCAATCAACCAGTTACGAGTACCCCAAACCGCGTGATAATTATCACCCGAATAGAAGCCTTGCGCTTCCAACAATTATATTACGAAGAAAAAAGTGTTCACAAGCTAGATACCCTCGACAAAGTAACAAATGATTCTGTATACTGGGGCGGTGAATCACACAGGTCCGTTAGCCAGGGATCATGGTCATGCCATTGACCGATTGTCGGTCAGGATGATCGCTGCCGCGGCGCTGGCCATCTCTGTAACCTCACGGGCCTCACGGGCATCAAGACTACTGGTTTGGCACCTCAATCTGACTGTATTTTCCCCGCAAAGTATAAAGTCACGGCTTGAAGTGCGACCACGTAACTAATGCTGCCATCTTTGGCTTCAGGGCCACCTTGCAGTAAGCCCGTCCAAGCTTGTAACCTGGACCTACCCCAAAAATGCTCTCCAGCTTCAGTTTTTAATCCGCTGTTATTCCTCCCCCCCTCCTGTCTCTCTATGCAGATTTCTTGACTCAGCTACTAGGGTCAAACCCCAAAATTTGGTACGT is part of the Metarhizium brunneum chromosome 4, complete sequence genome and harbors:
- the Arp1_6 gene encoding Scytalone dehydratase-like protein Arp1; translated protein: MTHPAMWALSRGSYYVHPQEVGRLVETATGDELWTPAVLLSVHAGFGPQDAEKAINDFRQRDDVFSDDFISTLVLQPKKNEDVSDVAAQLAQSSFTTYTNDPTHTLGLLPPGPYFIRGNSIHQAWKLYNDHLDAFVIPTIPDDVINPTSFSVLQAVSQQGSFRSVAVPSRLYSSPSKEKPLAGARISIKDNYDLSGIRTTMMNRAYNELYPARTSSADYVKKLIGLGAVIVGKTKMSAFASAEEPTDQWIDYHCPFNPRGDQYQTPSCSSTGAGASLAGYSWLDHSIGTDTSGSIRLPAAFNGLFGLRTSYGVTSRQGIVPSCNEFDTVGTLHRSLKDAKHLTAATLDVPDSSQFPKRLLYPLDFFPQADADQQAMTESFITIVESFLGIERTPISITDTWASNPPEEAQGKSLQQFLEMSAVWPMYYDTYHTFDAFRADYLAKFGKEAFVGPYMRKRWSIAVPFTKEERAQGVAEMKTFRTWFETNIMGQHSDTVTDAVMVMPFGSASPKYRDDSNKYVLDPHPCLWNMFFLTNKRLPSIVGSFSVFYLPAVLQLPTLIIPIGQKPYNSRISGLEEHLPIVSSFMGAKGSDLMLINLAEAALNSAKWPTEVQTGRETFATGDDGKTSHSTTE